A region from the Lysobacter antibioticus genome encodes:
- the purT gene encoding formate-dependent phosphoribosylglycinamide formyltransferase — protein MTTLGTPLSPHAFRVLLLGSGELGKEVAIELQRFGVEVIAADRYANAPAMQVAHRSHVLDMLDGQAIRALIAAERPQLIVPEIEAIHTQTLVELEQEFAARGSDTRIIPTARAARLTMDREGIRRLAAETLQLPTSPYRFVDTAEDYRAAVAELGLPCVIKPVMSSSGKGQSLVRSADAVDAAWDYAQTGGRAGAGRVIVEGFIDFEYEITLLTVRHAAGTTFCAPIGHLQRDGDYRESWQPQAMAPVALARAQEIARTITDDLGGYGVFGVELFVKGDEVWFSEVSPRPHDTGLVTLISQDLSEFALHARAILGLPIPTIREFGASASCAVLAQGHGVPVFSGVDAALGQVDTQLRLFGKPRVEGQRRVAVTLALGQDVDEARAKAREAAAQLQVELH, from the coding sequence ATGACCACGCTCGGCACGCCGCTGTCCCCGCACGCTTTCCGCGTGCTCCTGCTCGGTTCGGGCGAACTCGGCAAGGAAGTGGCGATCGAACTGCAGCGGTTCGGGGTCGAGGTGATCGCGGCCGACCGTTATGCGAACGCGCCGGCGATGCAGGTCGCCCATCGCAGCCACGTGCTCGACATGCTCGACGGCCAGGCCATCCGCGCGTTGATCGCGGCCGAGCGGCCACAGTTGATCGTGCCGGAAATCGAGGCCATCCATACCCAGACCCTGGTCGAACTGGAGCAGGAATTCGCCGCGCGCGGCAGCGACACCCGGATCATCCCGACCGCGCGCGCGGCGCGTTTGACCATGGACCGCGAAGGCATCCGCCGCCTGGCCGCCGAAACCCTGCAACTGCCGACCTCGCCCTACCGTTTCGTTGATACCGCCGAAGACTATCGCGCCGCGGTCGCCGAGCTCGGCCTGCCGTGCGTGATCAAGCCGGTGATGTCGTCTTCGGGCAAGGGCCAGAGCTTGGTGCGTAGCGCCGACGCCGTCGACGCCGCCTGGGACTACGCCCAGACCGGCGGCCGCGCCGGTGCCGGCCGGGTCATCGTCGAAGGCTTCATCGATTTCGAATATGAAATCACCCTGTTGACCGTGCGCCACGCCGCCGGCACCACTTTCTGCGCGCCGATCGGCCATCTGCAGCGCGACGGCGACTACCGCGAAAGCTGGCAGCCGCAGGCGATGGCGCCGGTGGCGCTGGCACGCGCGCAGGAGATCGCGCGCACCATCACCGACGACCTCGGCGGCTACGGCGTGTTCGGCGTCGAGTTGTTCGTCAAGGGCGACGAGGTCTGGTTCAGCGAGGTCTCGCCGCGCCCGCACGACACCGGCCTGGTCACCTTGATCTCGCAGGACCTCAGCGAATTCGCCCTGCATGCGCGCGCGATTCTCGGCCTGCCGATCCCGACCATCCGCGAGTTCGGCGCCTCGGCTTCGTGCGCGGTGCTCGCCCAGGGCCACGGTGTGCCGGTGTTCTCCGGCGTCGATGCGGCGTTGGGCCAGGTCGACACCCAACTGCGTTTGTTCGGCAAGCCGCGCGTCGAAGGCCAGCGCCGGGTCGCGGTGACGCTCGCGCTCGGCCAGGACGTCGACGAAGCGCGTGCGAAGGCGCGCGAGGCCGCCGCGCAACTGCAGGTCGAATTGCACTGA
- a CDS encoding alpha/beta hydrolase, with amino-acid sequence MATSGHCILSHGFESGPDATKVTALAEVAARYGWTHERPDYTDLDANREVSELGDVPARMQRLLALTRAAAARGPVLLAGSSLGAYISGWVSLQVKPAGLFLMAPPIRMGHAEPMQAADVPISIIHGWDDELIPAADVVAWAQPRRARLLLVDDSHRLSAHVEGSAEAFARLLERI; translated from the coding sequence ATGGCTACTTCCGGACACTGCATCCTTTCCCATGGCTTCGAAAGCGGCCCCGACGCGACCAAGGTCACCGCCCTGGCCGAGGTCGCCGCGCGTTACGGCTGGACCCACGAACGTCCGGACTACACCGACCTGGACGCCAATCGCGAAGTCAGCGAACTTGGCGACGTGCCGGCGCGCATGCAGCGCCTGCTCGCCCTGACCCGCGCCGCGGCCGCGCGCGGCCCGGTGCTGCTGGCCGGCTCCAGCCTCGGCGCCTACATCTCCGGATGGGTGTCGCTGCAGGTGAAGCCGGCCGGCCTGTTCCTGATGGCGCCGCCGATCCGCATGGGCCACGCCGAACCGATGCAGGCCGCCGACGTACCGATCAGCATCATCCACGGCTGGGACGACGAATTGATCCCCGCCGCCGACGTCGTCGCCTGGGCCCAGCCGCGCCGTGCGCGCCTGCTGCTGGTCGACGACAGCCACCGGCTTTCGGCGCATGTCGAAGGCAGTGCGGAAGCCTTCGCGCGTCTGCTCGAACGAATCTGA
- a CDS encoding ATP-grasp domain-containing protein, producing the protein MQEILIIPFSDELGNEVPELEGVVIPYGATKLTRLAQRRGWRGLCFDEAAFRVDTWNRLRDDMLNQHVRQMTVRECMAVMREEPEDSIWFVRPVQDLKHFDGTVTVAKEIGRWMSSVDSGNYSFDETTEVVVAPVRKLHGEWRFFVVNGRVVDGSSYRAAGQRIANPVAKPELYEMAQELADGWLPHSTCVMDVALTDEGYKVIEFNTFNSSGFYAHDIEKVVAAVTRHFAAAG; encoded by the coding sequence GTGCAGGAAATCCTGATAATTCCGTTCTCCGACGAACTCGGCAACGAGGTGCCGGAACTCGAAGGCGTCGTGATCCCCTACGGCGCCACCAAACTCACTCGACTGGCACAACGACGCGGCTGGCGCGGGCTGTGTTTCGACGAAGCCGCATTCCGCGTCGACACCTGGAATCGCCTGCGCGACGACATGCTCAACCAGCACGTGCGGCAGATGACCGTGCGCGAGTGCATGGCGGTCATGCGCGAGGAGCCGGAGGACAGCATCTGGTTCGTGCGGCCGGTGCAGGATCTCAAGCATTTCGACGGCACCGTGACCGTGGCCAAGGAGATCGGCCGCTGGATGAGCAGCGTCGACTCGGGCAATTACAGCTTCGACGAGACGACCGAAGTCGTCGTCGCGCCGGTGCGGAAGCTACATGGCGAGTGGCGGTTCTTCGTCGTCAACGGTCGGGTCGTCGACGGATCGTCGTACCGTGCGGCCGGCCAGCGCATAGCCAATCCGGTGGCCAAGCCGGAGCTGTATGAAATGGCGCAAGAGTTGGCCGATGGCTGGCTGCCACACTCTACCTGTGTAATGGACGTGGCCCTGACCGACGAGGGTTACAAGGTGATCGAATTCAACACCTTCAATTCGTCGGGTTTTTACGCGCACGACATCGAGAAGGTGGTCGCCGCGGTGACGCGGCATTTCGCGGCAGCCGGCTGA
- a CDS encoding endonuclease/exonuclease/phosphatase family protein: protein MLRLPASRLPFHAGAALAALLMTACTQVNVHGDPKAWVRDQADASAAAPLRVATYNTSLYDDADGGLIRRLEAGDGNARKIAAVLQRVRPDVVLLNEFDYDAPQRAAELFQRDYLEVAQDGGGAALSYPYRYLAPVNTGVPSGLDLDGDGLAGDAQRGDRARGNDAWGYGLHPGQYGMLVLSRYPIDAAAVRTFQTFKWSALPGARQPRHPDTGKPWYSAAAWPQMRLSSKSHWDVPVRTPLGVLHLLAAHPTPPVFDGPEDRNGARNHDEIKLWARYLDGGAPAWLCDDQGRCGGLAEDARFVIVGDMNADPVDGDGVPGSIKQLLDHPRVDASRVPRSEGAAERAKFYGFARKGDTAEHTGDFGPKAGTLRLDYALPSRGWSVRGTGVFWPKPGTADAEISEASDHHLVWVDLAD, encoded by the coding sequence ATGCTTCGACTCCCCGCCTCCCGACTTCCCTTCCACGCTGGCGCCGCCCTTGCCGCGCTGCTCATGACGGCCTGCACCCAGGTGAACGTACACGGCGATCCCAAGGCCTGGGTCCGCGACCAGGCAGACGCGTCGGCCGCCGCGCCCTTGCGCGTGGCGACCTATAACACCTCGCTCTACGACGACGCCGACGGCGGCCTGATCCGCCGCCTCGAAGCCGGCGACGGCAACGCGCGCAAGATCGCCGCAGTGCTGCAACGGGTGCGTCCGGACGTGGTGCTGCTCAACGAATTCGACTACGACGCGCCGCAGCGCGCGGCCGAGCTGTTCCAGCGCGACTACCTCGAAGTGGCGCAGGACGGCGGCGGCGCGGCGCTGTCTTACCCGTACCGCTATCTGGCCCCGGTCAACACCGGCGTGCCGAGCGGCCTGGACCTCGACGGCGACGGCCTGGCCGGCGACGCCCAGCGCGGCGACCGCGCGCGCGGCAACGACGCCTGGGGCTACGGCCTGCATCCGGGCCAATACGGCATGCTGGTGTTGTCGCGCTATCCGATCGACGCCGCCGCGGTGCGCACGTTCCAGACCTTCAAATGGAGCGCCCTGCCCGGCGCGCGCCAGCCGCGCCATCCCGACACCGGCAAACCGTGGTATTCGGCCGCCGCATGGCCGCAGATGCGGCTGTCGTCGAAATCCCACTGGGACGTGCCGGTGCGCACGCCGCTCGGCGTATTGCATCTGCTCGCCGCGCATCCGACCCCGCCGGTGTTCGACGGCCCCGAGGACCGCAACGGTGCGCGCAACCACGACGAAATCAAACTGTGGGCGCGTTACCTCGACGGCGGCGCGCCGGCCTGGTTGTGCGACGACCAGGGCCGTTGCGGCGGCCTCGCCGAGGACGCGCGCTTCGTCATCGTCGGCGACATGAACGCCGACCCGGTCGACGGCGACGGCGTGCCGGGCTCGATCAAGCAACTGCTCGATCACCCGCGCGTGGATGCGAGCCGGGTACCGCGCAGCGAAGGCGCGGCCGAACGCGCGAAGTTCTACGGCTTTGCGCGCAAGGGCGACACCGCCGAGCACACCGGCGACTTCGGCCCCAAGGCCGGCACCCTGCGCCTGGACTACGCCCTGCCCTCGCGCGGCTGGAGCGTACGCGGCACCGGTGTGTTCTGGCCCAAGCCGGGCACGGCCGACGCGGAGATTTCCGAAGCCAGCGACCACCACCTGGTGTGGGTGGATCTGGCGGATTGA
- a CDS encoding SPFH domain-containing protein — protein MKENPTQSLSGIPVLLGCLGLGAVGAYAFLGGVASESGASVVVAILAGALAFFGLSGLYKIEPNQAAVLSLFGKYVGTVKDNGLRWNNPLYAKRKVSQRIRNFESGKLKVNELDGSPIEIAAVIVWQVVDSAEAVYNVDDYETFVHIQSESALRAMATSYPYDQHEDGQLSLRSHAAEISLHLQQELQDRLADAGVNVIDARISHLAYAPEIAHAMLQRQQANAVIAARTRIVAGAVGMVEMALAELQKNGVVQLDEERKAHMVSNLLVVLCGDRGAQPIVNAGSLY, from the coding sequence ATGAAAGAGAACCCCACCCAATCCCTCTCAGGCATTCCGGTCCTGCTGGGCTGCCTCGGCCTCGGCGCGGTCGGCGCCTATGCCTTCCTTGGCGGCGTCGCCAGCGAAAGCGGGGCCAGCGTGGTCGTGGCGATCCTGGCCGGCGCCCTCGCCTTCTTCGGCCTGTCCGGCCTGTACAAGATCGAGCCCAACCAGGCCGCGGTGCTGAGCCTGTTCGGCAAGTACGTGGGCACGGTCAAGGACAACGGCCTGCGCTGGAACAACCCGCTCTACGCCAAGCGCAAGGTCAGCCAACGCATCCGCAACTTCGAAAGCGGCAAGCTGAAGGTCAACGAGCTCGACGGCAGCCCGATCGAGATCGCCGCGGTGATCGTCTGGCAGGTGGTCGATTCGGCCGAGGCGGTCTACAACGTCGACGATTACGAAACCTTCGTGCACATCCAGTCCGAGTCGGCGCTGCGCGCGATGGCCACCAGCTACCCCTACGACCAGCACGAAGACGGCCAGTTGTCGTTGCGCAGCCATGCCGCCGAGATATCCCTGCACCTGCAGCAGGAATTGCAGGATCGCCTCGCCGACGCCGGCGTCAACGTGATCGATGCGCGCATCAGCCACCTCGCCTACGCGCCCGAGATCGCCCACGCCATGCTGCAACGCCAGCAGGCCAACGCGGTGATCGCCGCGCGCACGCGCATCGTCGCCGGCGCGGTCGGCATGGTCGAAATGGCCCTGGCCGAGCTGCAGAAGAACGGCGTCGTGCAACTGGACGAAGAGCGCAAGGCGCACATGGTCAGCAACCTATTGGTGGTGCTGTGCGGCGACCGCGGCGCGCAGCCGATCGTCAACGCCGGCAGCTTGTACTGA
- a CDS encoding arginyltransferase, producing MRRYAGPMGTQPQPDSDDLRLFHTGEHACGYWPERVARDLVLDPRDPRLREWYPHALGWGFRRSGDIVYRPHCSGCRACVAVRIPVEQFVPDRSQRRCLARNAQVEMRVHPAERNEEQLDLYKRYLASRHAGGGMDGHGAIEFDQFLIGSWSENRFLELREPAPRGHGRLLAVAVTDVVDHALSAVYTFYDPDLAERSLGTLAILRQIEWARRERRSHLYLGYWIAGHPKMDYKRRFRPLEAFDGRDWRVFTHL from the coding sequence ATGCGGCGCTATGCTGGCCCCATGGGCACGCAACCGCAGCCGGACAGCGACGACCTCCGCCTGTTTCACACCGGCGAGCACGCTTGCGGCTATTGGCCCGAGCGCGTCGCCCGCGATCTGGTCCTGGACCCGCGCGATCCGCGCCTGCGCGAGTGGTATCCGCATGCGCTGGGCTGGGGCTTCCGCCGCTCCGGCGACATCGTCTACCGGCCGCATTGCAGCGGCTGCCGGGCCTGCGTCGCGGTGCGCATCCCGGTCGAGCAATTCGTGCCCGACCGCAGCCAACGCCGCTGCCTGGCGCGCAATGCGCAGGTCGAGATGCGCGTGCATCCGGCCGAACGCAACGAGGAGCAGCTCGACCTGTACAAGCGCTACCTCGCCTCCCGCCACGCCGGCGGCGGCATGGACGGCCACGGCGCGATCGAGTTCGACCAGTTCCTGATCGGCAGTTGGAGCGAAAACCGCTTCCTGGAGTTACGCGAACCCGCGCCGCGCGGCCATGGCCGCCTGCTCGCCGTCGCGGTCACCGACGTGGTCGACCACGCCTTGTCGGCGGTCTACACCTTCTACGACCCCGACCTGGCCGAGCGCAGCCTCGGCACCCTGGCGATCCTGCGCCAGATCGAATGGGCCCGCCGCGAGCGCCGCAGCCATCTCTATCTCGGTTATTGGATCGCCGGGCATCCGAAGATGGATTACAAGCGCCGTTTCCGTCCGCTCGAAGCTTTCGATGGTCGCGATTGGCGGGTTTTTACACATTTGTAA
- a CDS encoding EF-hand domain-containing protein has translation MNRSPLYAALFAAVALAGTATASPPDGTATPRTHLKIDANQDGAISREEAAKHPRLAEKFDSLDKNRDGKLDASERPQHRGGREHGGGRGGIAGLDSDGDGRISAAEAAKSTRIGESFAKIDRNRDGYLVRSELRAYHESERPKREAERAKRFDEHFAAADLNRDGKLSKLEVEEKMPRLARNFAFLDEDRDGFLSKADLKPMPHR, from the coding sequence ATGAACCGTTCCCCCCTTTATGCCGCCTTGTTCGCCGCGGTCGCGTTGGCCGGCACGGCCACGGCCTCGCCCCCGGACGGCACCGCGACACCGCGCACGCACCTCAAGATCGACGCCAATCAGGACGGTGCGATCAGCCGTGAGGAAGCCGCCAAGCACCCGCGCCTGGCCGAAAAATTCGACAGTCTCGACAAGAACCGCGACGGCAAGCTCGACGCCAGCGAGCGCCCGCAGCATCGCGGTGGCCGCGAGCACGGCGGCGGTCGCGGCGGCATCGCCGGGCTCGACAGCGACGGCGACGGACGCATCAGCGCGGCCGAAGCGGCGAAGTCGACGCGTATCGGCGAGTCCTTCGCCAAGATCGACCGCAATCGCGACGGTTATCTGGTGCGCAGCGAATTGCGTGCCTACCACGAGAGCGAGCGCCCGAAGCGCGAAGCCGAGCGCGCCAAGCGCTTCGACGAGCACTTCGCCGCCGCCGATCTCAATCGCGACGGTAAGTTGAGCAAGCTCGAAGTCGAGGAGAAGATGCCGCGGCTGGCGCGCAACTTCGCCTTCCTCGACGAGGACCGCGACGGCTTCCTGAGCAAGGCCGACCTCAAGCCGATGCCGCATCGCTGA
- a CDS encoding N-acetylmuramoyl-L-alanine amidase yields the protein MPPLNLVLAPLPYEARLQARDPATIDLVVIHCTELPDLATAREYGERVLYPQSGTGNSGHYYIDRDGSVSRYVAPERIAHHTRGYNERSIGIELVNTGRYPNWLDSRHQAMDEAYTPAQIDALQALLAALRAQLPSLSLIAGHEDLDTTQVEASDDPTRQVRRKLDPGPRFPWPQVLDACGLQRLP from the coding sequence ATGCCGCCCCTGAACCTCGTCCTCGCCCCCCTGCCCTACGAAGCGCGGTTGCAGGCGCGCGACCCCGCGACGATCGATCTGGTCGTGATCCATTGCACCGAGCTGCCGGACCTGGCCACCGCGCGCGAATACGGCGAACGCGTGCTCTACCCGCAGTCCGGCACCGGCAATAGCGGCCACTACTACATCGACCGCGACGGCAGCGTCTCGCGCTACGTTGCGCCGGAGCGCATCGCCCACCACACCCGCGGTTACAACGAACGTTCGATCGGTATCGAACTGGTCAACACCGGGCGTTATCCGAATTGGCTGGATTCGCGCCACCAGGCCATGGACGAGGCCTATACGCCGGCGCAGATCGACGCCTTGCAGGCCTTGCTGGCGGCTCTGCGCGCACAACTGCCCTCGCTAAGCCTGATCGCCGGACACGAAGACCTGGACACGACGCAGGTCGAGGCCAGCGACGACCCGACGCGCCAGGTGCGCCGCAAACTCGACCCCGGCCCGCGCTTTCCGTGGCCGCAGGTGCTCGACGCCTGCGGGCTGCAACGCCTGCCTTGA
- the rlmKL gene encoding bifunctional 23S rRNA (guanine(2069)-N(7))-methyltransferase RlmK/23S rRNA (guanine(2445)-N(2))-methyltransferase RlmL yields the protein MSKFYASCGKGLEYLLADELIALGCQRATAATAGVNVEGELADAQRAVLWSRLASRVLWPIAEFDCPDEHALYAGVAAVEWPEHMESVHTLAVDAHVSGEAITHARYAAQRIKDAVVDVMRARTGARPDVDTDAPDLRLNFVLRKGRGILSIDLGGGSLHRRGWRQKQGEAPLKENLAAAVLLRGGWPKVYAQGGSLFDPMCGSGTLLIEGALMAADVAPGLLRHGALPPTRWRGFDFAGWRALCEEARTREAAGRAALRPAFAGSDVDPHAIRSARDNEVMAELAGVIAWNVSAVESLQSLPLAQAPTQPVHHHPRESGDAGLHRDEASSIDESGAGQEHGSGPGGSAVADAATPSGLVVCNPPYDARLAADPALYRALGEALKRLVPSWRASLLCGDAALAQATGLRAGKKYQIFNGAIECALIVCDPIARVGHAEQRAKAEDAAPQPLSEGAQMVANRLRKNLRKLKSWREREGVTCFRAYDADLPEYSAAIDVYASDEAAPRTYLHIQEYAAPADIPEADQRRRRNELFAAAREVFAVPRERVALKTRSRGKGGSKYGQLDQRGEVLVVREGAARLRVNPFDYLDTGLFLDHRPMRLRIAAEARGRRFLNLFGYTGAATVQAAVGGANETTTVDLSATYLQWCADNLRENGMGGAQHRLVQADALAWLEADRSRFDLIFCDPPTFSNSARADDFDIQREHVRLLRAAVARLADNGVLYFSNNFRRFRLDTEAVAQFAQCEEISAETIPADFARDARIHRCWRVEPR from the coding sequence ATGAGTAAGTTTTACGCAAGCTGCGGCAAGGGCCTGGAATACCTGCTCGCCGACGAATTGATCGCGCTGGGCTGCCAGCGCGCGACCGCCGCGACCGCAGGCGTCAACGTCGAAGGCGAACTGGCCGACGCCCAGCGCGCAGTGCTGTGGTCGCGTTTGGCCAGCCGCGTGCTGTGGCCGATCGCCGAATTCGATTGCCCCGACGAACATGCCTTGTACGCCGGAGTCGCCGCGGTCGAGTGGCCGGAGCACATGGAGAGCGTGCACACGCTCGCGGTCGATGCGCACGTCTCCGGCGAAGCCATCACCCATGCGCGCTACGCCGCGCAGCGGATCAAGGACGCGGTGGTCGACGTGATGCGCGCGCGCACCGGCGCACGCCCCGACGTCGACACCGACGCACCCGACCTGCGCCTGAATTTCGTCCTGCGCAAGGGTCGCGGCATCCTCTCGATCGATCTCGGCGGCGGCTCGCTGCATCGGCGCGGCTGGCGCCAGAAGCAGGGCGAGGCGCCGCTCAAGGAAAATCTCGCCGCGGCGGTGTTGCTGCGCGGCGGCTGGCCGAAGGTCTACGCCCAGGGCGGCAGCCTGTTCGACCCGATGTGCGGCAGCGGCACCTTGCTGATCGAAGGCGCGCTGATGGCCGCCGACGTCGCGCCGGGCCTGCTGCGTCATGGCGCTTTGCCGCCGACGCGCTGGCGCGGTTTCGATTTCGCCGGCTGGCGCGCGCTGTGCGAGGAGGCGCGCACGCGCGAAGCCGCCGGCCGCGCCGCCCTGCGTCCGGCCTTCGCCGGCAGCGACGTCGACCCGCATGCGATCCGCTCGGCGCGCGACAACGAGGTCATGGCCGAACTCGCCGGCGTGATCGCATGGAACGTGTCCGCGGTCGAATCCCTGCAGTCGTTGCCCTTGGCGCAAGCGCCGACGCAACCTGTCCACCATCATCCTCGTGAAAGCGGGGATGCAGGGCTGCATCGTGACGAGGCTTCAAGCATTGATGAGAGCGGGGCCGGGCAGGAGCACGGCTCCGGTCCGGGTGGCTCGGCGGTTGCGGACGCTGCTACCCCAAGTGGCCTCGTAGTCTGCAATCCGCCCTACGACGCGCGTCTCGCCGCCGATCCCGCGCTCTACCGCGCGCTCGGCGAGGCGCTCAAGCGCCTGGTGCCGAGCTGGCGCGCGAGCCTGTTGTGCGGCGACGCCGCGCTGGCCCAGGCCACCGGCCTGCGCGCCGGCAAGAAGTACCAGATCTTCAACGGTGCGATCGAATGCGCGCTGATCGTCTGCGATCCGATCGCCCGCGTCGGCCACGCCGAACAGCGCGCCAAGGCCGAGGATGCCGCGCCGCAGCCTTTGTCGGAAGGCGCGCAGATGGTCGCCAACCGGCTGCGCAAGAATCTGCGCAAGCTCAAGTCTTGGCGTGAGCGCGAGGGGGTCACCTGTTTCCGCGCCTACGACGCCGACCTGCCCGAGTACTCGGCCGCGATCGACGTCTACGCCAGCGACGAAGCCGCGCCGCGCACGTACCTGCATATCCAGGAATACGCCGCGCCGGCGGATATTCCCGAGGCCGATCAGCGTCGCCGCCGCAACGAGCTGTTCGCCGCCGCGCGCGAAGTATTCGCGGTGCCGCGCGAACGCGTCGCGCTGAAGACCCGCAGCCGCGGCAAGGGCGGCAGCAAGTACGGTCAACTCGACCAGCGCGGCGAAGTGCTGGTCGTGCGCGAAGGCGCCGCGCGCCTGCGCGTGAACCCGTTCGACTACCTCGACACCGGCCTGTTCCTCGATCACCGCCCTATGCGTCTGCGCATCGCCGCCGAGGCGCGCGGCCGCCGTTTCCTCAACCTGTTCGGCTACACCGGCGCGGCGACCGTGCAGGCCGCGGTCGGCGGCGCCAACGAAACCACCACGGTCGACCTGTCGGCGACCTATCTGCAGTGGTGCGCCGACAACCTGCGCGAGAACGGCATGGGCGGCGCCCAGCACCGCCTGGTGCAGGCCGATGCCTTGGCCTGGCTGGAAGCCGACCGCAGCCGCTTCGACCTGATCTTCTGCGATCCGCCGACGTTCTCCAATTCCGCCCGCGCCGACGACTTCGACATCCAGCGCGAACACGTGCGCCTGCTGCGCGCCGCCGTCGCGCGCCTGGCCGATAACGGCGTGCTGTATTTTTCCAACAACTTTCGCCGCTTCCGCCTCGACACCGAGGCCGTGGCACAGTTCGCGCAATGCGAGGAAATCAGCGCCGAGACCATTCCGGCCGATTTCGCCCGCGATGCACGGATTCATCGCTGCTGGCGAGTGGAGCCGCGTTGA
- a CDS encoding RNA polymerase sigma factor — MNAEVLSSIIDHDLPAAAGGDRAAYSRIVSACQNSVTSIALAMVRDVHASEDIAQEAFLSAWQNIRKLQNPSSFLPWLRQITRNLANDHLRSRQRQPRGVDDVEAAIAAAADPEPSTVEQLIEAERTEVAAELISALPDESREVLLLYYREGQSSQQVAALLGLSDAAVRKRLSRARSTVRSELLDRFAVFARASAPSVGFTTMVASALGVIAPTGTTTAVVAASSIGSSLAGKFGAGGLGTASASGGVFGGSLAFIAERVLSPVSEAVIGAPMDTVAFVSNMRLVLGGIVGGTIGGGVVFLLFGRYLLSFAGTPAEHRAIAGLLRLTAICGALMNIALLLAFELSRGWQVPMAVSLMIAVAAVSQWMITAPRRLGPSLDRIQRETGRDPRASTAYRWLLSTQAMVWSSLLMVALVACILHWEGRFG; from the coding sequence ATGAACGCCGAAGTCCTGTCCTCGATCATCGACCACGACCTGCCGGCCGCGGCCGGCGGCGACCGCGCCGCGTATTCGCGCATCGTCTCGGCCTGCCAGAACTCGGTCACCTCGATCGCCCTGGCGATGGTGCGCGACGTGCACGCCAGCGAGGACATCGCCCAGGAGGCCTTCCTCAGCGCCTGGCAGAACATCCGCAAACTGCAGAACCCATCGAGCTTCCTGCCCTGGTTGCGGCAGATCACCCGCAACCTCGCCAACGACCATCTGCGCTCGCGCCAGCGCCAGCCGCGCGGCGTCGACGACGTCGAGGCGGCGATCGCCGCCGCGGCCGATCCCGAGCCCAGCACGGTCGAACAACTGATCGAAGCCGAGCGCACCGAAGTTGCCGCCGAACTGATCTCGGCCCTGCCCGACGAAAGCCGCGAAGTGCTGTTGCTGTATTACCGCGAAGGCCAGAGCTCGCAGCAGGTCGCGGCCTTGCTGGGCCTCAGCGACGCCGCCGTGCGCAAGCGTCTGTCGCGTGCGCGCAGCACGGTGCGCAGCGAACTGCTCGATCGTTTCGCCGTGTTCGCCCGCGCCAGCGCGCCGTCGGTCGGTTTCACCACCATGGTCGCCAGCGCGCTCGGCGTGATCGCGCCGACCGGCACCACCACCGCCGTGGTCGCGGCGAGCTCGATCGGTTCGAGCCTGGCCGGCAAGTTCGGCGCCGGCGGCCTGGGCACCGCCAGCGCCTCCGGCGGCGTGTTCGGCGGCAGTTTGGCCTTCATCGCCGAGCGCGTGCTGTCGCCGGTCTCCGAGGCGGTCATCGGCGCGCCGATGGATACCGTCGCGTTCGTCTCGAACATGCGACTGGTGCTCGGCGGCATCGTCGGCGGCACTATCGGCGGCGGTGTGGTCTTCCTATTGTTCGGCCGCTACCTGCTGTCGTTCGCCGGCACGCCGGCCGAGCACCGCGCTATCGCCGGCTTGCTGCGCTTGACCGCCATTTGCGGCGCGCTGATGAACATCGCTTTGTTGCTGGCGTTCGAACTCAGCCGCGGCTGGCAGGTGCCGATGGCCGTGAGCCTGATGATCGCCGTAGCGGCAGTGTCGCAATGGATGATCACCGCGCCGCGCCGTCTGGGCCCGAGCCTGGACCGCATCCAGCGCGAGACCGGCCGCGACCCGCGCGCGTCCACCGCCTATCGCTGGCTGCTCAGCACGCAGGCGATGGTCTGGAGTTCGCTGCTGATGGTCGCCCTGGTGGCCTGCATCCTGCATTGGGAAGGCCGCTTCGGCTAA
- a CDS encoding MOSC domain-containing protein gives MTLPPADSALGKLMATLPRPGRVEWIGIRPARGTAMQALEEVLAQAGAGLAGDRYKGSSGERGITLIQAEHLPVIAALAGLDAVEPARLRRNIVVSGLPLIALKGRRFRIGEVLLEGTESCDPCSMMEAALGAGGFNAMRGHGGLCARILEGGTIRRGDALVALTDAQALAAANDRAAV, from the coding sequence ATGACCCTGCCGCCCGCCGACTCCGCGCTAGGAAAACTCATGGCTACGCTGCCGCGTCCGGGCCGCGTGGAATGGATCGGTATCCGCCCCGCGCGGGGCACCGCGATGCAGGCGCTCGAGGAAGTCCTGGCCCAGGCCGGCGCCGGTCTGGCCGGCGATCGCTACAAGGGCAGCAGCGGCGAGCGCGGCATCACTCTGATCCAGGCCGAACACCTGCCGGTGATCGCGGCCCTGGCCGGGCTGGACGCGGTCGAACCGGCGCGCCTGCGCCGCAATATCGTCGTCTCCGGGTTGCCGTTGATCGCCCTCAAGGGCCGGCGTTTCCGTATCGGCGAGGTCTTGCTCGAAGGCACCGAGTCCTGCGATCCGTGCTCGATGATGGAAGCCGCGCTCGGCGCCGGCGGTTTCAATGCGATGCGCGGCCACGGCGGCCTGTGCGCGCGCATTCTCGAAGGCGGCACGATCCGGCGCGGCGATGCGCTGGTCGCCTTGACCGATGCGCAAGCGCTCGCGGCCGCGAACGATCGCGCAGCGGTCTGA